One Bartonella tribocorum CIP 105476 genomic window carries:
- a CDS encoding ABC-F family ATP-binding cassette domain-containing protein, whose amino-acid sequence MAVPLLRLDRIFLTFGTTPLLNQACLSVEQGARIALVGRNGCGKSTLLKIAAGILEPHGGEIFRHPRVTLRYVSQNPDCLGFEDINAYMEAELDETSDVQWINTLRTNLGFSGGEKLETLSGGEKRRVSLLRAIAAKPDILFLDEPTNHLDLPTIEWLEGVLSSLRSAIVVISHDRRFLENVTRSTVWLDRGTTKRLEKRFSEFESWRDKALQEEAIEQHKLGRQIAREEQWLRYGISARRKRNVRRLSELKDLRQRHQTYKGQPGSALLSAAKSHDSGQLVLEAKKISKSYGERVIVKDFSLRIQRGARIGLVGPNGIGKTTLLSVLIGKEAVDSGTVRHGYNLSMALLDQQRIVNEEETLAHYLTGGRGDTLVINGQERHVVSYMKDFLFLPEQARTPLKEFSGGERARLMLARLLSRPANFLILDEPTNDLDMETLDLLQEFIADFAGTVLLVSHDRDFLDRTVTHMLAPEGDGHWVLYAGGYSDMMAQNKQALRLQRKEIELSHRKASSKPHAGAFSKQISSTDPSLIAREKKTPRRLSYKQVYALEKLPEEIAVLQNEIKKIEQELSDPALYRRDKERFERLSTALEKKKNTCTQKQEEWLELEILREEMEACSR is encoded by the coding sequence ATGGCGGTGCCATTACTGCGGCTTGACCGCATTTTCCTAACCTTTGGGACAACGCCTTTGCTCAACCAAGCATGTTTATCGGTTGAGCAGGGGGCGCGTATTGCGTTAGTAGGCCGGAATGGTTGTGGAAAATCGACCTTGTTAAAAATTGCCGCAGGAATATTAGAGCCTCATGGTGGCGAAATTTTTCGCCACCCTCGGGTAACACTCCGTTATGTTTCTCAAAATCCGGATTGTTTAGGTTTTGAAGATATTAACGCTTATATGGAAGCGGAGTTGGACGAGACATCTGATGTCCAATGGATCAATACGCTTCGCACAAATTTAGGGTTTTCGGGGGGTGAAAAATTAGAAACGCTTTCAGGGGGTGAAAAGAGGCGTGTTTCATTGTTACGCGCCATTGCAGCAAAGCCGGATATTTTGTTCTTAGATGAACCAACCAATCATCTTGATTTACCAACCATTGAATGGTTGGAAGGAGTTTTGTCTTCTTTGCGTTCGGCGATTGTGGTGATTTCTCATGATCGACGATTTTTAGAAAATGTCACGCGTTCAACGGTATGGCTTGATCGTGGCACAACCAAAAGGCTAGAAAAGCGTTTTTCAGAATTTGAGAGTTGGCGTGATAAAGCGTTGCAAGAAGAAGCCATCGAGCAGCATAAATTGGGGCGCCAAATTGCCCGTGAAGAGCAATGGTTGCGTTATGGTATCAGTGCACGGCGTAAGCGTAATGTACGGCGTTTGAGCGAATTAAAAGACTTAAGACAACGTCATCAAACTTATAAAGGACAGCCGGGAAGTGCACTTTTGAGCGCTGCTAAAAGTCATGATTCTGGTCAACTGGTGCTTGAAGCAAAGAAAATTTCAAAATCTTATGGTGAGCGCGTTATTGTGAAAGATTTCTCTTTACGTATTCAGCGGGGTGCTCGAATCGGTTTGGTAGGGCCCAATGGTATTGGAAAGACAACGCTCCTTTCCGTATTGATTGGGAAAGAAGCCGTGGATAGTGGAACGGTAAGGCATGGCTATAACCTCTCCATGGCATTGCTTGATCAGCAACGTATTGTCAATGAAGAAGAAACTTTGGCGCATTATCTCACGGGGGGAAGGGGCGATACTCTTGTGATCAATGGACAGGAACGGCATGTGGTTTCTTATATGAAAGACTTTTTATTTTTGCCGGAACAAGCACGCACTCCCCTTAAAGAATTTTCAGGGGGAGAAAGAGCACGTCTCATGCTTGCACGTCTTCTTTCGCGTCCTGCAAACTTTTTGATTCTTGATGAACCGACCAATGATTTGGATATGGAAACTTTGGATTTGTTGCAAGAATTTATTGCTGATTTTGCAGGAACAGTGTTGTTGGTTAGCCATGACAGAGACTTTTTAGATCGTACTGTAACCCATATGTTGGCACCAGAGGGCGATGGTCATTGGGTTTTGTATGCGGGCGGCTATAGTGATATGATGGCGCAAAATAAGCAGGCTCTCCGCTTACAACGCAAAGAAATAGAATTATCGCACCGTAAAGCATCTTCAAAACCTCATGCGGGAGCGTTTTCAAAACAGATCTCATCAACAGATCCTAGCTTGATAGCACGGGAGAAAAAAACACCAAGAAGACTGTCTTATAAGCAGGTTTATGCATTGGAAAAATTGCCTGAAGAAATCGCTGTTTTGCAAAATGAAATAAAAAAAATTGAACAAGAGCTTTCTGATCCAGCTCTTTATCGTCGTGATAAAGAACGCTTTGAACGTTTATCAACGGCATTGGAAAAAAAGAAAAATACTTGCACACAAAAGCAAGAAGAATGGCTAGAACTTGAAATTTTACGCGAAGAAATGGAAGCATGTTCACGTTAA
- a CDS encoding glycine zipper domain-containing protein yields MLKSIFKVAVVSAIGFSSVACTTNDERVARYGVGGAAIGALAGTAIGGSTAGAALTGAAFGALAGTVTGEAVNQRRQQKQASQLCTYRGRRGHVYQAPCAQRVPVQQLCTYRDARGVMYKAPCPRRVR; encoded by the coding sequence ATGTTAAAGTCAATTTTTAAAGTGGCTGTTGTTTCTGCGATTGGTTTCAGTTCGGTGGCTTGTACGACAAATGATGAACGTGTTGCACGTTACGGTGTGGGCGGAGCAGCAATTGGTGCTTTGGCTGGAACTGCTATTGGTGGAAGCACTGCTGGAGCAGCGCTTACCGGTGCAGCATTTGGTGCTTTGGCTGGAACAGTAACAGGTGAGGCTGTAAATCAAAGAAGACAACAAAAACAGGCATCACAATTGTGTACGTATCGCGGGCGTAGAGGACATGTTTACCAAGCACCTTGTGCGCAAAGAGTTCCAGTACAACAATTATGTACTTACCGTGATGCAAGAGGGGTGATGTATAAAGCACCTTGTCCGCGCCGCGTTCGTTAA
- a CDS encoding thiamine diphosphokinase: MTTFTILLNGDLSITDRLLNQIQNSRVIAADGGMRHAAALNVKPELWLGDFDSSDQTLIDKYNHISREVFPSDKDMTDSALACERALQNGAKKLILCGALGGERSDHSLSHMTQALMMAEKGISVLLTSGLEEGWPVLPKLASYDLPKGCLFSLIGFSDLKGLTLKGVKWPICDKNVSFGSSLTLSNRICGTFSCHLGSGKAILLASVPIP, translated from the coding sequence ATGACAACATTTACGATATTGTTAAATGGAGATCTTTCTATCACTGATCGTTTGCTAAATCAAATTCAAAACAGTCGGGTGATTGCCGCGGATGGTGGTATGCGTCATGCAGCTGCGCTTAATGTGAAGCCTGAGTTATGGTTAGGGGATTTTGATTCGTCTGATCAGACTTTGATAGACAAATATAACCATATTTCGCGTGAGGTTTTTCCCTCTGATAAAGATATGACAGATAGTGCTTTGGCTTGTGAAAGAGCGCTACAAAATGGTGCAAAAAAGCTTATTTTGTGCGGAGCTTTGGGAGGAGAGCGAAGTGACCATAGCCTTTCTCATATGACGCAAGCGTTGATGATGGCTGAAAAAGGTATTTCAGTGTTGTTGACAAGCGGTTTGGAAGAAGGTTGGCCCGTTTTGCCAAAGCTTGCATCATATGATTTACCTAAAGGATGTTTGTTTAGTTTGATCGGTTTTTCTGATTTAAAGGGCTTGACGCTTAAAGGAGTAAAATGGCCAATCTGTGATAAAAATGTGTCATTTGGCTCTTCTTTAACACTTTCTAACCGTATTTGTGGAACCTTTTCTTGCCATTTAGGTTCTGGAAAAGCTATATTGTTAGCGTCTGTGCCTATTCCATAA
- a CDS encoding M48 family metalloprotease, whose amino-acid sequence MKFAKLHRRDDLHCNPNPTHAIAQRNFLFRSLPYKVTFISFMLLLSACHTHLSQNDRLSSSSSETTKHTNNHNIYVTLSALQHPRILQMYGGVYHNAKLERFLAKIIRKLTIASHHLHQSYFITILNSESVNAFALPNGSIYITRGMLALANDSSEVAAILAHEMAHIRANHGILRLQKEAQLKMANHMSPHLLSSMNKKLHPPLKNKQQLAQFSRNQELEADSLALEMLQQAGYDSFALPRFLQTMEAYSHLQNISGTQNAPLDFLTSHPTTPQRIRLAIEKARKISKDNHKIIDRDSFFTSIDGMTFGGSFDTGFLRGNQFIHPQWRIAFSVPNNFTIEHSAQTVWASGPDKIAIRFDVVPHPAGISVSDYLKSGWIIGLDSSSIRPLTIQGLPNQEFTRPGFTHQGYLGQSLLGAQARATHEQWQFDVVVILFNNYIFRFLTAAPYNSPNFAEIAQKTVQSFHPLSTSQLKKLKPLKIRVVRVKQGENIANLANKMQHTPDKEKLFRILNALSPTQALSAGTKVKIITE is encoded by the coding sequence ATGAAATTTGCCAAACTACACCGGAGAGATGACCTGCACTGCAATCCAAATCCAACACACGCCATTGCTCAACGAAATTTTCTTTTTCGCTCTCTCCCTTATAAAGTAACTTTCATCAGTTTCATGCTTCTCCTTTCAGCTTGTCATACGCACCTTTCTCAAAATGATAGGCTCTCTTCCAGTTCTTCTGAAACAACCAAGCATACCAACAATCACAATATCTATGTCACATTAAGCGCTCTGCAACACCCCCGTATTTTGCAAATGTATGGTGGCGTCTATCATAATGCAAAACTTGAACGCTTTTTAGCAAAAATTATCCGTAAACTAACAATCGCATCCCACCATCTTCATCAAAGCTATTTTATAACAATTTTAAACTCAGAAAGTGTCAATGCATTTGCACTCCCCAATGGTTCGATCTACATCACCCGTGGTATGCTGGCACTCGCCAATGATTCTTCAGAAGTTGCTGCAATTTTAGCTCATGAGATGGCACATATCAGAGCCAATCATGGCATTTTGCGTCTGCAAAAAGAAGCCCAATTGAAGATGGCAAATCATATGTCTCCACATCTTCTTTCTTCTATGAACAAAAAACTTCACCCTCCCTTAAAAAACAAGCAACAACTTGCACAATTTTCCCGCAATCAAGAGCTGGAAGCTGATTCCCTTGCACTCGAAATGCTTCAACAAGCAGGATATGATTCATTTGCTTTACCGCGCTTTCTTCAAACAATGGAAGCCTATAGTCATCTTCAGAATATTTCTGGCACCCAAAATGCTCCCTTAGACTTTCTGACCTCTCACCCGACCACTCCTCAACGCATTCGGCTTGCAATAGAAAAAGCACGTAAAATCAGTAAAGATAATCATAAAATCATTGATCGTGATTCTTTTTTCACAAGCATTGATGGCATGACTTTTGGAGGAAGCTTTGATACAGGTTTTTTACGAGGCAACCAATTTATTCACCCACAATGGCGCATTGCTTTTTCTGTTCCCAACAATTTTACAATAGAACATTCAGCACAAACAGTTTGGGCCAGCGGACCAGATAAAATTGCGATTCGTTTTGATGTTGTTCCTCATCCTGCTGGAATATCTGTAAGTGATTATTTGAAAAGCGGGTGGATTATCGGTCTAGACTCATCCTCTATCCGCCCCCTCACAATTCAAGGGCTCCCCAATCAAGAATTTACGCGTCCAGGCTTCACTCATCAAGGATACCTAGGCCAAAGTTTACTTGGAGCGCAAGCTCGTGCAACCCATGAACAATGGCAATTTGATGTTGTTGTCATTCTGTTCAATAATTATATTTTTCGTTTTCTGACAGCCGCCCCCTATAATTCTCCAAATTTTGCAGAGATTGCCCAAAAAACGGTCCAAAGCTTTCACCCTCTCTCAACTTCACAGTTAAAAAAATTGAAACCCTTAAAAATCCGTGTTGTCCGCGTTAAACAAGGAGAAAATATTGCAAACCTTGCCAATAAAATGCAACACACACCAGACAAAGAAAAACTCTTTCGTATCCTCAACGCCCTCTCACCAACTCAAGCTTTAAGCGCCGGTACAAAAGTGAAAATTATCACCGAATAA
- a CDS encoding RNA polymerase factor sigma-32 — MGNLSNAVYKSSKNYSDADKSLGRNMMRSAMKAPYLERQKEHDLALRWKDKRDDDAMHQIAAAHMRLVIAIANRFKRFKMPLGDLVQEGYVGLLEAAARFEPDREVRFSTYATWWIRASIQDYILRNWSIVRGGTSSSQKALFFNLRRLRAKLVQDDSALSKQDIFRTIAEKLGVSVRDVETMDFRFSSSDNSLSVSVSENSDSPVAKMDVLVDESPLPDALIEQVIDGQRRTQWLYDALQILNERELEIIRFRRLNEEGATLEVLGEKLGISKERVRQIEARALQKLRSALLTVHSEDAYDI; from the coding sequence ATGGGTAATCTTTCAAATGCTGTTTATAAAAGCAGCAAAAATTATAGCGATGCAGACAAAAGCTTAGGACGTAATATGATGCGTTCTGCTATGAAAGCACCTTATCTTGAACGACAAAAAGAGCATGATTTGGCTCTGCGATGGAAAGATAAACGCGATGATGATGCGATGCATCAAATTGCAGCGGCTCATATGCGTTTGGTGATTGCTATTGCGAACCGCTTTAAGCGTTTCAAAATGCCTTTAGGGGATTTGGTACAAGAAGGGTATGTGGGACTGTTGGAAGCCGCAGCACGTTTTGAACCTGATCGGGAAGTGCGTTTTTCGACTTATGCAACGTGGTGGATACGCGCTTCTATTCAAGATTATATTTTGCGAAACTGGTCAATCGTTCGTGGAGGAACCAGTTCTTCGCAAAAAGCACTTTTCTTTAATCTGCGGCGTTTGCGCGCAAAATTGGTGCAAGATGATAGTGCTTTGTCAAAACAGGATATTTTTCGTACAATTGCTGAAAAACTCGGTGTTTCCGTACGCGATGTTGAAACAATGGATTTTCGTTTTTCCAGTTCTGATAATTCCTTAAGCGTTTCTGTTTCTGAGAACAGTGATAGTCCCGTTGCAAAGATGGATGTTTTGGTCGATGAGAGCCCTCTTCCTGACGCTTTAATTGAGCAAGTGATTGATGGTCAACGGCGTACGCAATGGCTTTACGATGCGTTGCAAATTCTCAACGAACGAGAGTTGGAAATTATTCGCTTTCGTCGCCTCAATGAAGAGGGGGCTACTTTAGAAGTCTTGGGTGAAAAATTAGGAATTTCGAAAGAGCGTGTGCGCCAAATTGAAGCACGGGCTTTGCAAAAATTGCGTTCTGCTCTCCTTACCGTTCATTCAGAAGATGCTTATGATATATAA
- the fdxA gene encoding ferredoxin FdxA, translating to MTHVVTDNCIHCKYTDCVEVCPVDCFYEGENMLVIHPDECIDCGVCVPECPAEAIVPDTEPGLEKWLELNLHYANKWPNLTTKKDPLPQAKEMDGVPNKLEKYFSENPGSGEE from the coding sequence TTGACCCACGTAGTAACCGACAACTGCATTCACTGCAAATATACGGATTGCGTTGAAGTTTGTCCTGTCGATTGTTTTTATGAAGGTGAAAATATGTTGGTCATTCATCCTGATGAATGCATCGACTGTGGTGTTTGTGTGCCAGAATGCCCAGCAGAAGCCATTGTACCTGATACAGAACCAGGACTAGAAAAGTGGTTAGAACTTAATCTTCATTATGCAAACAAATGGCCCAATTTAACCACAAAAAAAGACCCTTTACCTCAAGCAAAAGAAATGGATGGCGTTCCAAATAAACTAGAAAAGTATTTTTCAGAAAATCCAGGAAGTGGAGAAGAGTAA
- a CDS encoding CarD family transcriptional regulator produces the protein MASQHGTSSKTKEFATSEYIVYPTHGVGQIIAIEDQEVAGHKLKLFVIHFAKDKMDVKVPIAKALSVGMRKLSAGDSVERALKVLRGKARVKRTMWSRRAQEYDAKINSGDLICIAEVVRDLFRSNLQPEQSYSERQLYTAALERMAREIAVINSLSETEAINLIEMHLSNKPKREFKTEREETVENSKAVYAA, from the coding sequence ATGGCATCCCAACATGGAACGTCCTCCAAGACTAAAGAATTTGCAACCTCTGAATATATTGTCTATCCCACGCATGGAGTGGGACAAATTATAGCGATTGAAGATCAAGAAGTTGCAGGACATAAATTAAAACTTTTTGTCATTCATTTTGCGAAAGATAAAATGGATGTCAAAGTCCCCATTGCAAAAGCCCTTTCCGTTGGAATGCGTAAATTATCTGCTGGTGATTCCGTCGAACGCGCTTTAAAAGTCTTACGCGGAAAAGCACGTGTGAAACGAACCATGTGGTCACGCCGTGCACAAGAATATGATGCTAAAATCAACTCCGGGGATCTTATTTGTATCGCTGAAGTGGTCCGTGATCTTTTTCGCTCTAACCTACAGCCTGAACAATCATACTCTGAGCGTCAACTTTATACCGCTGCTCTTGAAAGAATGGCGCGTGAAATTGCGGTTATCAATAGCCTTTCTGAAACAGAAGCGATTAATCTTATAGAGATGCATCTCTCCAACAAGCCGAAACGCGAATTTAAAACTGAGAGAGAAGAAACCGTTGAAAACAGCAAAGCTGTTTACGCTGCATAA
- a CDS encoding integrase, translating into MDLMNALKCQELPQHPRAGKYNDGAGLLLHKRKDGSAILFHGGFIVYHSQAPP; encoded by the coding sequence ATGGATCTTATGAACGCTCTCAAGTGCCAAGAGCTGCCGCAACACCCACGAGCTGGCAAATATAATGACGGTGCTGGCTTGTTACTTCATAAACGTAAAGATGGTAGTGCTATATTATTTCATGGGGGCTTTATCGTTTACCATTCACAGGCACCACCGTGA
- the rpmF gene encoding 50S ribosomal protein L32, giving the protein MRRLADALKALAYIEDKNSGELRCPHAIDLKTGMYRGRSVLVVKTLAFYLSFRSAACAVRLML; this is encoded by the coding sequence ATGCGCCGTTTGGCTGATGCTCTGAAGGCGCTGGCTTATATCGAGGATAAAAATTCTGGTGAGTTGCGTTGCCCTCATGCCATTGATCTGAAAACCGGAATGTACCGTGGGCGTTCCGTTCTCGTGGTTAAGACTTTAGCATTTTATCTCTCTTTTAGAAGCGCGGCATGCGCCGTTCGGCTGATGCTCTGA
- the rpmF gene encoding 50S ribosomal protein L32: protein MAVPKRKTSPAKRGMRRSADALKAPTYIEDKNSGELRRPHHIDLKTGMYRGRSVLVVKD, encoded by the coding sequence ATGGCTGTACCTAAACGAAAAACCTCTCCAGCGAAGAGGGGCATGCGCCGTTCGGCTGATGCTCTGAAGGCGCCGACTTATATCGAGGATAAAAATTCTGGTGAATTGCGTCGCCCTCATCACATTGATCTGAAAACCGGAATGTACCGTGGGCGTTCCGTTCTCGTGGTTAAGGATTGA
- a CDS encoding polyprenyl synthetase family protein, with translation MHEFTTLLAKHGHTVESRLSTLLSDHIQNGEISRPENLIKAMRYGVLNGGKRLRPFLVIQSAALFDIPVEHSLDVACALECVHCYSLIHDDLPAMDNDILRRGKPTVHVEFDEATAILAGNALLTFAFEIIAHKANTLSTDTRIKLITALAQSAGLGGMLGGQMLDLEAEKKPQENTDIITLQRMKTAALISFACQAGAIIGNASQELLTKLTAFGSYLGLAFQLTDDLLDVTANTQTLGKTAGKDETAQKATFVRLYGIEETQKKREALLTKAEALLYPFDDAKALPLQQAARFSATRKH, from the coding sequence ATGCACGAATTTACCACTCTTCTTGCAAAACATGGCCACACCGTTGAAAGTCGACTGAGCACTCTGTTAAGTGATCACATCCAAAATGGTGAAATTTCACGCCCTGAAAATTTAATCAAAGCCATGCGCTATGGGGTGCTGAACGGTGGGAAACGCCTGCGTCCTTTTCTTGTAATTCAAAGTGCTGCACTTTTTGATATCCCTGTAGAGCATTCTCTTGATGTTGCATGTGCCTTAGAATGTGTTCATTGTTATTCGCTCATTCACGATGATCTTCCAGCCATGGATAACGATATACTTCGGCGCGGAAAACCTACTGTCCACGTAGAATTTGATGAAGCAACAGCAATTCTAGCAGGCAATGCCCTCTTGACATTTGCCTTTGAAATCATTGCCCATAAAGCGAACACACTGTCTACAGATACAAGAATAAAATTGATCACAGCTCTTGCACAATCAGCTGGGCTTGGTGGTATGCTAGGGGGACAAATGTTAGATCTTGAAGCTGAAAAAAAACCGCAAGAAAACACTGATATCATCACCCTACAACGCATGAAAACAGCCGCCTTAATAAGTTTTGCTTGCCAAGCAGGCGCCATCATTGGCAATGCCTCCCAAGAATTATTGACAAAATTGACAGCTTTTGGAAGCTATCTTGGTTTAGCCTTTCAATTAACCGATGATCTTCTTGATGTCACCGCCAACACGCAAACCCTAGGCAAAACCGCAGGGAAAGATGAAACGGCACAAAAGGCAACTTTTGTTCGTCTTTATGGCATTGAAGAAACCCAAAAGAAGCGAGAGGCACTCCTCACAAAAGCAGAAGCCCTCTTATACCCTTTTGATGATGCGAAAGCACTCCCCCTCCAACAAGCCGCGCGCTTTAGTGCAACACGCAAACATTAA